In Amphiura filiformis chromosome 1, Afil_fr2py, whole genome shotgun sequence, the following are encoded in one genomic region:
- the LOC140166132 gene encoding heat shock factor 2-binding protein-like gives MAHQQDIQHLSKDAMELATEVKSNLKELMNEWHQLQGDISKGSLVKPGYVQIKKTDIERLQVEALQMKEFLPKVINQSTIQSIKELDKCQQELEESAKSLTESQQEVEHWKSRCQTAKADQDTERQEMLSLKADLSAAHQQLSQQSEYCAKMGAACCTLLWRVSQQQDTIAPLLVGSQMESFLQLVCHTLDSFLATFQGDEDEDEPGLKEDSEEVQFVMALCGIITNIAASADGREFLSCQKSGQAAIVCLTSILSQTPGKLSDKLKNLALMALYNVSINQKGLKHLSSLQGIVALLTWLITVETAPENRLHTLLLLQSLITDPSNASLLHEANEQLSFDVLDKLSKDRNSEIREVAYDIIHDLRPIRTEL, from the exons ATGGCTCATCAACAAGATATACAACATCTATCAAAAGATGCG ATGGAATTAGCCACAGAAGTGAAAAGTAACTTGAAAGAGCTGATGAATGAATGGCACCAATTACAGGGAGATATTAGCAAAGGCTCT CTTGTGAAACCGGGATACGTCCAAATAAAGAAGACAGATATTGAAAGACTTCAAGTTGAGGCTTTACAGATGAAAGAATTCCTGCCTAAAGTTATCAACCAAAGCACAATACAAAGTATCAAGGAACTGGATAAATGTCAACAAG AATTGGAGGAGTCAGCAAAGAGTTTAACAGAAAGTCAGCAAGAGGTTGAGCATTGGAAATCACGATGCCAAACTGCCAAAGCAGATCAAGACACAGAAAGACAG GAAATGCTGTCATTGAAAGCTGATTTGTCAGCAGCTCATCAGCAACTTAGTCAGCAATCAGAATACTGTGCTAAGATGGGTGCAGCCTGCTGTACATTGCTGTGGCGTGTATCTCAACAACAGGACACCATTGCTCCACTTTTAGTAGGG TCTCAAATGGAAAGTTTTCTACAGTTGGTCTGCCATACCTTGGATAGTTTTCTTGCAACTTTCCAGGGCGATGAGGATGAAGATGAACCAGGACTTAAAGAAGACTCTGAAGAAGTACAATTTGTTATGGCACTCTGTGGAATTATCACTA ACATTGCTGCATCAGCTGATGGACGTGAATTTCTATCATGTCAAAAAAGTGGTCAAGCTGCCATAGTATGCTTGACATCAATCTTATCACAAACTCCAGGAAAACTTAGTGATAAACTCAAAAA CCTTGCTTTGATGGCACTATACAATGTGAGCATCAATCAGAAAGGACTCAAACACCTATCCAGTTTACAAGGCATTGTGGCATTGCTTACATGGCTAATAACAG tTGAAACAGCTCCAGAGAATCGACTGCACACATTATTGTTACTGCAGTCTCTTATCACGGATCCCAGTAATGCTAGCTTACTACATGAAGCGAATGAACAG CTCTCCTTTGATGTGCTGGATAAGCTTTCCAAAGACAGAAATTCTGAAATAAGGGAAGTTGCATACGACATCATCCATGACCTTAGACCCATCAGGACAGAACTTTGA